The genome window CTCGACGACCTTCTCGGTGAGATCGGTGCCGACGATCACGTGGTCGGCTTCGCGACCCTTCGCGGAGTGGATCGTGCCGACGCGGACGCGATCGGTGTCCATCCCGCGGTACTCGCCGATCGCGAAGTACGACCGGATACTCTTTTTCTGGAAGTTGGTCACTTTCCGAACCATGTCTCCCGCCGAGGCGGGACCGGGCATGAATGGGGCGTGTTCTTCGATGACCTCGCCAGGGATCATGAGTTCCGCGAGATCGTCGATGCCGGCTTCTTCCTGGCGCTCGTCGATGGCATCGAACAGTTCGTCGCGCTCGTTGGTGCCGAACGCCGACTCCTGGAGCATGTCGGCGAGTCGGCGGGCCTGTAGTCCGGTGACGTCTTCGCCCTCGTCGATCGCCTCGACGGCTCGGACGTAGTCGGTGAGTCGGTCGGTCCACATCCGCTGGTCGGTCAGCGAACTGAAGGGGACGCCTTCAGTGATGAACTCATCGATGAACTGGAACATCTGGTACCGCGCCCGGAACAGCACCATGATCGTCCCATCGCCTTCGACGAGGGTCCGCCGGACCATCCGAACGACGTCGAGCATCGAGGCGTTCCGACGAGCCTCGACGCTCCCGCCTTCCTTGCGCGGATTGAGGTCTTTGTCCTGGCGCTGATCGATGTGGCGAATCTCCTTGTTCACCGCGTTGAGCACGTTCGAGGGCAACCGGTAGGAGTTCGGGAGGATGACGTCCTCGTCGACGTCCTCCTCGAGTAAGAGCGCCGGGTCGGCGCCTTGCCAGGAGTAGACGACCTGGTCGTCGTCACCGGCGATCAGGACCTCTTCGACGTGGGGTTTCCACTCTTCGTAGACGTCGTACTGCAGGGTCGTAATGTCCTGGAACTCGTCGATCACGAGGTAGTCGACGTTCGGGACGAGCGAGCGTTGTCTGACCCGCTCTAACATGTCGGCGAAGCCGATCTTGCCCTGCTCGCCCTTGTAGGATCGCCAGCCGCGGATCGCTTCCGGGACGTCGATCCGATCGTCGTCGGATGGCCAGGTCGGGGTGTACTTGTTTCCTTCCTGGGCGTTCGGGTCGATCTCCGGCGGCAGTCTGACCTCTTCGACGTCCCACTGGAAGGGAACGTCGTACCAGTCAGCGACGTCACGGCGCGTTCGCTGGAGCCACTGACTCGTGGCGATGATCTTGTTCCCGATTGTCGTCGAGCGGGCCGTCCGTCGGCCAGCACCGGAGTATTCGTCTTCGAACTCGAGGCCGAAATCCTCACAGAACTCCTCTTTGTCCTTCTCGCCGATGACGTCGCTCCGAGAGAGATCGAGAAGATCGTACGCCTTGGCGTGCATCGTACAGACGTTGCCCTGGAGCGCCCGTGGGCTTTCGTCGAGCCGGTCGGCGAGTCGTTCGCGAACTTCCTGTGCGGCCGCGCGGGTGTAGGAAACGACGAGAATGTCCCGGAACGTGACGTCGTCACGATCGAGAATCTCTTCGACGTGGTCGAGCAAGGCAGTCGTCTTCCCACTGCCCGGACCACCGAACAACCGGGTCACCTTCGTCTCCGTGGTAGCCATTGTAGCTGTTCAAGAGCGCTAGACCCATAAGTCACGTGGGTTTTCTTCGACAAACGGCCGGGAGACGCGCCGGCGTTGGAGATTCGTGGAAACGGATGTCCCAATCAGGACCGAACACTCGACGAGAACGTCCCGTCGAGTGGGATGGAACTGTTATGAGTTTCGCGGGGAGCGGGCGGTTCGTACGTCGGCGCCGTCGCGGATTTTGTCTTCACACTCTGGACAAACGCGTGGGTCGTCCACGCCACGTGGCGTGAATACCCTGGCGTATGCGTCTGTCACGAATGCGCCGCAGTTCTGACATTCCGGCATCGGTATACCCAATACGATACTGGTGCGTACTCTCTAATAATTGTGTCGCACCGGGCCGCAAAAATGACTGATTGTATCGTCGCCGTCGACCGGACTCACGTTACCGACCGCGATCCGGTTCGCCCGTCACGGCCACGGCCTGCGTTCCGGACTCAGCGTCGGAACTCGAGCGAACCGACCTTGAGCGACTATATGGTCGGTTCCCACCCACAGACAGTACAGCAGCTGGCGGACGTATCGTGGAGTCCGCCACACTCGGGACACTGCTTTTTGTTATACTCCTGTTCCCACCCGACTCGTTCTACCGTGTGACCGCGATCCACGAGGAATTGATCGAACACGTCGTCACCGGCACCGTTGGGTGAGGATGCCATAGGTGTGTGAATAGTCAGCATACTACTAAACCGTTGGGGTGGGTGAAAGGACTGCCTCGTCTTTGCGACAAAATACCACACAGTAATGGGCATGTGGGTGAGCGTCGACCGTCCTCGCTCACGGAAGGCCGAACGCAGCCAGCTCTCGGGTTCGAATCGACCCGCGGACTTTTCTCACGGTCCATCCAAAGACGACGTATGAGCGACCTTCGCCTCGATGCGACCCAACTCGATCGCTACTCGAGACACGTCATCATGGACGAGATCGGTCCCGAGGGCCAACAACGCCTGCTCGAGGGGAGCGTTCTCGTCGTCGGTGCGGGCGGCCTCGGCTCGCCGGCGATCCAGTACCTCGCGGCCGCCGGCGTCGGTCGGCTGGGGATCGTCGACGACGACGTCGTCGAGCGCTCGAACCTGCAGCGACAGATCGTCCACGCCGACGCGGACGTCGGAACGCCGAAAGCTGACAGTGCCGCCGACTACGTGGCGGCGCTCAACCCGGACGTCGACGTCGACGTCCACGAAACGCGGCTTACGCCCGACAACGTGGCGGCGCTCGTCGACGACTACGACCTCGTCCTCGACGCCAGCGACAACTTCGCGACCCGGTACCTGCTGAACGACTACTGTGTGCTCTCCGAGACGCCGCTCTGTCACGGGGCGATCTATCGGTTCGAAGGGCAGGTGACGACGTTCACGAACGACCGCTCGAGCGATCCCGACACAGCCGAGGCAGCCGAAGTCGGCGGCGAGTCCCAGCCGTGTTACCGCTGTCTCTTCCCGGAAGCGCCCGAACCGGGGACGGTCCCCGACTGTGCCACCACCGGCGTCCTCGGTGTCCTCCCTGGCACCGTTGGCTGCATTCAGGCGACGGAGGCCGTCAAGGTCATACTCGAGACGGGCGACCTGCTCGAGGGTCGGCTGTTGCTTTACGATGCGATGGACATGAGCTTCGAGACCGTCGAAATCCGGTCGAATCCCGACTGCCCGGTCTGTGGCGACGATCCCGTGATCGAGTCGGTTGCCGACGCAACCTATGAGGGGAGCTGTTCGTTGACGGCCGACTGATACGGTCTGTTACAATTCTTTACCGGTGATCGCCGTCCCGTCAGAGCGGTCAGCGGTAGAACGGCGTAATGATCCGTATGATGGACTACAGCGCAACCGTCCTCTCGTTCGCGATTATTCGCGATCCTGGTGGCGAACTCGGACCATTCCCTCCGAGGTCACCCCGACGATCAGCGGCGTCGCGATCTTTCGCCCGGAAACGGCCGAGCCGGCGGCGTCGCTGACGGTTTTCATCAGGTCGGGCGCCGTATAGTCGACCTTGACGCCCTCGTCGTCACAGGCCTCGTAGACGAGCTGGGGGACGTCGTAAAGGTCTGTTCCCGCCGGCACGCGAACGCGAACCGGTGCCCGGAGTGCCTCCGCGAACGCGACCGTCTCGCGGGCTTTCTGTAAGTTCTCGCGAGCACTCGACTCGACCGACGAGACGTTCGCCCGCGAGGTCCCGAGTTCGGCGGCGATGTCGGCCTGTGAGATACCGCGTTCGCGCAATGAAAGTACCTGTGCCTGGCGATAGGTCAGTACGCTCGTCTGCGGATCGAACCCGATTTCCTCGAGCAACTCGTCGACCTCGTCGATCACTGCCGACACCTCCTGGGCGCTCGGACTCGCGTACTCATACGTGCATAGTAATTGGTGGTGGGATCAAAGCTTCCCCGGTCTCTTCGAGTCGATCGCCTCTCGAGGGCGTGATAGTAGCGACTGAACTGTCTCCGGTCGTGCCTCTCGATCCGTGTCCACGGGATGCGAGGAGCCGAACGCTATATGCCGCTCGCGGAAGTGCCACGAGACATGAACGTTTCCGAGGCCGCGAGGACGGCTGACGCCGTCCTCGAGGAGCTTCGCGGCGCCGTGATCGCCGACCATAGGCGGCTCGAGACGATCCTAACGGCTGTCGTCGCCGAAGGCCACGTCTTGCTCGAGGACGTCCCCGGCACCGGGAAGACGCTCACCGCGCGGTCGCTGGCGACGGCGCTCGGTCTCGAGTTCAGCCGAATTCAGTTCACTCCCGACCTGCTTCCGGCCGACGTGACGGGCACGCACGTCTACGATGAGCACGCCGGGACGTTCTCGTTCGAGGCAGGTCCGATCTTCGCCAACGTGGTGCTCGCCGACGAGATCAACCGTGCGCCGCCGAAGACCCAAGCTGCGTTGCTCGAGGCGATGGGTGAAACGCAGGTGACGGTCGGTGGCGAAACGCGCCCGTTGCCGGAGCCGTTTTTCGTCGTTGCGACGCAAAACCCCGTCGAGCAGGAGGGGACCTTCCCACTTCCGGAAGCGCAGATCGACCGGTTCATGGTCAAAACCGAACTGGGCTATCCCGACCGGATGGGTGAGATCGAACTGATCGACCGCCGGGCGAGCCGTCGGTCGCGGACGCCAGCGGTCGATCCAGTCGTCGGTCGGAAAACCGTCCTCGCCCTGCAGTCGGTCCCCGAGACAGTTACCGTCGACCCGGCGCTCCGTGAGTACATCGTCGACGTCTCTCGGGCGACTCGCGAGGACGACCGCGTCGACGTCGGCGTCTCCCCGCGTGGCGTCCAGCGGCTGTTCGAGGCGGCTCGAGCACGGGCGGCGATCGCCGGCAGAGACTACGTCGCGCCGGAGGACGTCCACGCGGTGGTCCACCCGGTCGTCGATCACCGGCTCGTGCTGACGACCGACGCCGAAGTCCGTGGGGTCGATCCGGCCGCCATCGTCGAGGGGGCCCTCGAGCGCGTGGCGGTGCCGTCGATGGCCGATTGAGATCAATACTCGAGTTCCCAGCGTTCTTCCGAAAGCGCCGCCAGTCGGTCGCTGACGCCGTCGGCGAGGCGATACTCGTCGCCGTCGCGGACGACGGTGCCGTCGCGTTCTAAGTGCTCGAGGTGGGCGTAGGATTCGCCGGGGCCGTGGAGGATGTGGATGTCCTCGAGGTCGCCGAAGAGGTCGGCGCTGACGGTCCAGGTGTCACAGGGGCCCAGCCGGTCGAGCGCGTCGAGTACCCGGTAGGACCGTTCTTCGTGGTGGTGAATAATGTAAGCTGCGCGATCGGCGGGGTCGTCGATCGGGTCGCGGTGGCCCGGCCAGGCGCGGTCGTAGTCGGCGTCGACGATCCGCTGGAGTGCTCCGAGATACTTCTCGAGGGGCTGGTCGACGCGGACGTCCGCGCCGCCGACGTTGGGGGTGTAGACTGGCAACAGGGCGTCACCGGAGATAACGTCCCGACTGTCGCCGTTCTCGAACTCGAAGATACAGAGCCCGGCCGCGTGGCCGGAGGTGTGGACGGCCGTCAGCTCGGTGTCGTTTACGGTGAACGTTGCCCCGTCCTCGAAGGTCGTGACGTCCGGAAACTCCATCGAGACGCCGCCGTGGATCATGCGCTCGCGCAACACTTCGCGGCCCGCCTCTGGAATGCCCCAGGACTCGAAGTACGCCTCCTGTAGTTCCTGGAGGTCGGCCCAGGCGTCGTCGTCGCCCTCGATCAGCGGTGCGTCGGCGGCGTGGGCGTACACCGCCGCGTCGCTCTCGGCCTGGATCTCGCCGGCCAGCCCGACGTGGTCGTGGTGCCAGTGGGTGAGGAAGATCCGGTCGACGTCGGCGAACGAGACGCCTCGGTCGGCGAACTCGGCCTCGAGTTGCTCTCGAGTCGTCGCCATCCAGTCGCCGGTGTCGACCATGACGACCTCGTCGCCGTCGGCGAAGAGGTAGGCGTTGTTGTCGCCTTCGAACGCGGAGTTCGACAGTGGAATTCGTTCCATGGGCCAGAGAGGCATGGGATCGAACAAAACCTTTTGTGAGACGGAAGCTTCGCAGGTGACTAGCCGCGGAGGGCCCACGCGACGAGTACAACTGCGAGCAGCCCGGTAACGACCGCGAGGGCGGCGTACGCGGGATCCGTCACCGGCGCGTCGACGGCGGTCCATCGGTAGAGCGCGATCGTTCCGCCGGCGATCACGAGCCCCGAGAGCAGGGAGCCGCCGAGGTGGACGAACTCGGCCCGGACGGTGGTCGATCCAGCGCCGAGATCCCGGCGCATCCCGTCGCCGTACTCGCCGACGTCCCAGACGACGAACGCGCCGGCTGCCGTTGCGATGGCCAGTTCGACCCGGCCGACGACCGCGAGGCCAGCCGCCAGGAGGAGTATCGCTCCGGCCGCGAGCGCCGCACCGATCGCCCGTCGGGGAACGATGCGAAACGTGCGCAACCCGACGACGGCGAACGAAAGCGATGCCAGCGAGACCAGCCCGACGGCCAGCACTCCAGCCGCGAGCGCGAACGGCGGCACCGCTCCGGCGAGTGCGACGACCGACGCTGGCGCGACCCCGTCGAGCCCAGCTGCGGGGTCCGCCGCGAGTACGGGTTCCGCGAGCGCCCAGGCGAGTGCGACGGCGACGACCCCGCCGCCGAGCGCCGGTGCGACCAGCGTCGCGAAGACGCGGGCGGCGTCCCGGCGCAACGCCCGGCGAAGCCACTCGAGACCGGCGAACCCGACCGCGAGGCCGAGAACGAGACACAGCACGAGGCGAAGGCTCGAGGCGGTGATGAGGGCGGCGAGGCCCTCACCGAGAGGGGCGGGGACGACGGCCGCGAGGTCGCCCGGCGTCAGGAGCGTCGATTCCACCTGATCCGCGAGCGTCGGCACGACGACGGCCGCGAGTCCGATCACGACTGCGAGACGAACTGCGACGTCACATCCTCGTTCGAGCCCGTCGAGAGCTGCCGACACGCTCGCTCGCCGGTCTGGCGGCATGAATCGCTCGAGCGCGACGTAGTTCAGGCTGGTGCGAAGCCCGACGGCGGTCGCGAACAGTAACACGGCGAAGGAGCCGAGCGCCCACGGGCCGTCGGCGACGACGACGGCATTCCAGAGCCAGCCGGCGGCGTCGGCCGCGGCAACGCCCGCTCGCTCCCTGGCGGCTGACTCGGGGACGAGACGGAAGAGAGCGACGCCGACCACGCCGACTGCGGCGACCACTGTGCCGGTCGCTCCCCGGCGGACGCCGCCGTCCCCGAATCGCTCCCAGACGAACAGGCCGGCCGCGAAGGCGGCCACGAGCAGTGCCCAGACAGTCACTCCGGCGTACCGACCCACGCCACCGACGCGCACGAGGTCGGCGACGAGCACCGTCGGTGCCAGGACTAGCAGGGAAACGGGGACCGCGAGGACGCCGCCGACGCCCCGAACGACCGCCTGCTCGCTCGCAAGCAGGACGATCGCACCCGCTGCGGCCAGACCCGCAACGCTCGCGAGCACGGCGACCTGACTCCCAACGAGGACGGTACCGATCGTGATGCCGATCGAAAGCGCCAGCCCGATCGCCACGACTTCGCTCACGGTCGCTCGCTCGAGTGCAGCGCGTACCGACCGCAGTACCCGGGCAGGAAATCGTCTGACGCCGTCGAGTGCGCGCTCGCTGCTCGACGTTTCAGGCCGATCGACCGTCGGCGAGCGCGTCACGGTCGGCCACCTCCTCGCACGCCGGCTGCGCGGCCACGACGGACCAGCGTCCGAATCGTTCGCCGGAGATCGACCGACAGCGGCTCCTCGAGATTCCAGTCGACGACGGTCGCACCGAGTCCGCGGAGTTCGTCGATTCGGTTCGCCCGTCGCAGCCGGTCGATGCGGGCGCCGCTCGAAAACACCGGCGCGGCGACCCCGGTCGTCATGTCCGGCGAAACGACCGTTACAGCTCGCCCACGCCGTCGAAGTGTCTCGACGAACGCTACCGAACCCTCCTCGGAAAGCGGCGTACAGAACACCACCTGGGCACGGCTGGGGAGTCGCTGCTCGAGGTCGAGTGCGAACGTCCCGCCGTCGGTTCCGACCCGACGGGTCGACTCCGCACGCGCTGTTGTACTCGAGTGGGCCGTCCCGATCACGTCCTCGGCTCGCCGGCGCACGTCGCTCCCGGCTCCGGGCTCGACCCACCCTTCCCCGGAGACCGTCGCCACGCCAGTCCGGTTGCCGTTCTCGAGCGAGGCAACGACGCCACGCGAGGCGGCGTACAGCGTGAGGTCGAACGAGTCGGGGCCGCCGCCCGGCGGTTCGCGGTGGACGTCGTCGCGGTCGTCGAGGACGAAGACGATCGTCGCGGCACGTTCCTCGCGGTACTCGACCGTCGCGAGGTCTCCCGTCCGGGCGAACCGGTGCCAGTCGATGCGGTTGATCGGGTCGCCCCGTCGGTACTCGCGGGTCGCGAAGAACTCGACGCCGGTACCGCCGTCGTCGGTCGGCGTCGGGCCGACGAACTGGATCGTTTGCTCGTGGACGGGGACCGACTCGAGCAGCGTCTCACACGCAAATCTTCCCTCGCCGTCTGGTTCTCGTTGCGCAGTTGCAACGGTGGTCGCCGTGACGGACCGCAGCCGAACTGTCGCCGGTCCGAACGCGAACTCGCCTCGCGGCGGCGTCAGTTCGTACTCGTGGCTGACGGTTTCGCCGGGTCGAATCGACGTCGCGAACGCCGGCTCGCCCCCGGTTACGGGAACGCTTCCTGGCGGCTCGTCGACGACGCGTACGTCCGAGGCCACGTCGCCACCCTCGTTCGTCACCGAGAGCGTCACGGTCACGGACTGACCGGGCCGTACGCGCGCTTCGTCGAGCTGTCGCTCGAGCGTGAGGTCGGCCGCTGGCGTCGTGCTCACCTGGCCGACCAGGACGAACCCGAGTGCGACGACCGCGAGGAAAAAGAGGGCGGGAACCCCCAGCACGAGCGCCAGCAGACACGATGCCAGTGCGACCACGAGCGCCCCGTGCCAGCGCGCTTGTCGGGTCTGTGACGTCACGTCTCTCCCTCCCGGCGGTGTCGGCCCACCCGTCGTTCGCCCGGCGCTTTCGTTGTTGCTTCCGTCGTCGCCTCGAGCGCCTCAAGCTCATCGAGCGTCCGCTCGAGCGCCCGCGAGAACGGATCTCCCGGCCGAACGAGGTCGGCCAGCCAGACCCAAAGCGGCGTCGAGGGGCCCCTTTCGTCGGCGAGAAACGGACCCGCGCGCGGATCGTCAGTCCACGAACCGGTCTCGATCGCCCGGCGTGCCTCGTCTCGGGGACGCCCGGTCGTGTTCGCGTACGTTCTGGCCGCGACTGGCCGGAGCGTCTCGACGAGCGTTTTGCGGGCACCGTCTCTGACCGCTCGCGGTTCGTCGTCGTACGTCGTCGCGAGCGCGACGTACCGGTCGTACGGCTCCCCGACGACCGGATAGGTCGTGCTCTCGCTTCGGTGCTCGTTCCTGTCCTTTGGCTGCTCATCTCTCTCTCGAGACTGCTCTCTGACTCCGGTTCGGCTGCGATTTCGACTGCATCTGCTCGCGCTGTCCGTCGCTCCCGTCGCTGGCGTCGACCGGAGCGGTTCTACGGGCGGCCGACGGAGCTTGCCCGCGACGCCGACGAGCGCCGCGACCCCGAGTGTTCCGAGGATCGACGCCAGCACCACCGTTCGGGGCTCGAGCCCGCCCAGCGCCGACTCGAGCGCCGGAACCTGCTCGAGAAGCGTCGGCCGGAGGACAGCCGTCGTGCCGAGCGCCAGCGCCGCTCCGGCGAGCGCCACGGCGACGAGCAACTCCCGCGTCGACGGCGTCCGGCTCATTCGCGCTGGGCCTCCGATCCGTCGACGTCGACTGTCTTCTCCGGGTCAGCCGCGGTCTGTAGGCGCTCGTGGGCTGTTGTCGTCCGCTCGAGATACCGATCCGGATTCCGCTGGCCGTACTCGACGTCGCGGAACGAGTCGGTGATCGTCTCGACCGGTTCCGCCGGTGCCCCGGCTCGTTTCGCGCTGGCGGCGACATCCGACGGCGTGAGGGTTTCGACCCGTCGACGGTAGATCCCCGAGCGATCGACTACCGTCTCGAAGGCTGCCCGAATTCGCTCGCGTGCGACGTTCTCGGGCGTCTCCGATTCGAGGTCCCTGGATGCACTCTCGCCTGCAGCGCCCTCCGCTCCTGATAGTCCACGACGCGCTTGCATCCGTCCACGGAGGTTCGCGAGAACCCTGGCGAGTGTTGCCCGGACGAGCCCGGGGAGTTCGCGCACGGACTCGAGCCTGGCGAGAGCGGCGAGCCCCCGCTCGAGCGCCCGTGAGATAGCGACGACGACGTGCAAGACGACGGAGACGAGTCTTCCAGGAAGCGAGCGAACTGCGGCAACCGGGTTCGTCCGCGTGTAGAGGAGGTAACCGACCGCGAGAAGGCCGAGGACGACGGCCGCCGCGACGACGACGTCCGAGAGCCCTGGGACCGAATCCGTGATCGACGAGCCGTCCTCGCCCGCGGCGGCGGTACTCGTTTCGTTGTCGGAGTCGGTGTCTGTCGCCTCATGGTTGGTATCGGGATCCGTCGTTTCGTCGCCGCTATCAGCATCTGTTGCCTCGCCATCGGGGTCTGCTGTGTCTCCGTCGACGTTCGCGGCTTCGCCGTTGTCCGTCTCCGGGTCGGACGCTGTCACCTCGTCGCCATCGTCGGCCGTCTCAGCCGCCTCACCGTCGTCGATGCTCTCGCTATCGGACGTCTCGGCCGTGTCATCTCCGTCCTCGAGGCTCTCTCCTGTCGCGTCGCTCTCGCTTTCGACGGCGGCGGCGTCGGTGGCGTCGCTGTCCATCGCTTCGCCGTCCTCGCCTGTCCCCGCCGTGGCCTCCATTTCCCCGTCATCGAGCGCGTCGCCGTCCGTCTCGGCGTCGCCGGTTGCCCCATCCTCATCCGCGTCGGTGGTCGACTCGAGCGCGCCGTCGTCGGTCGCGTCTTCGCCTCCCGATGCGTCGACGCCATCCTCGTCACCGGTAGGGACACCATCGCCGGTTCGCTCGCTGTCGGTGTCGGCTGCCGGCGGTGTGTCGCTCGCTCCGCCGTCGCCCGCTCGCTCGTGGGTATCTTCGTCCGCGAGCAGGTCGCCGAACTCGCCACCTATTCCGCGATCGTCTCGGTCGTCGGCCGCTGACTCGGTGGCCGCCGCGGTTGCTGTGTCGTCGTCTCCTCCCAGCGCGCTAAGACCGCCCAGTGCACCGCCGACGAGTGCCTCGCCGGCGCTGGCGTCGGCAGACTCGAGCGTCTCTGCCCCAGTTGCGGAGTCTGCGAGGGCGTCTCCCTGCCGTTCGTCGTCAGGTCCTGGCTCGCTCGGTGTCCCATCACCGTCGACGTCGCCGTTGGGTCCGTCGGGATCGGATTCGTCGGCGGTCGATTCACCCGTTTCCGCCGGATCGGTCGTGTCTGCCGTCTCGGTTGCGCTACTCGTCTCAGCCGTATCACTCTCGACCGAACTCGACTCGAGCGCGTCGGAACCGATCATCGGGAAGGCGCTGGCTGCGAGTACCAATCCAGCGATCGCACAACCGATGGCAATGGCTGCGAGCAGCCGTCGACCGACGGGCCTTCGAGCCGCCATACTATGAGAATCGTACGAGAAACTGCCACTTACCTCTTGTTGCAGAACTGATGACTGTCCCAGACCGACGGCTCTCGCCTACCTGACTGTCCGTTCCGGGGCCGGGCTACGAACCCCAGAAGTTCTCGCGACTACCGAGCTCCGGCGGCCTGCGTGGACCGCCACTGTCCGTGCTGTCGCCTTCGTCGCCTTCACCATCTTCGTCGTCGGCCGCTTCGGCTTCCTCGTCGGACTCGAGCGGGAGGCGCTCGACTTCTTCGGCGCGTGCGTGGTTGTTGTGGACGCGGGTGATCTCGACGCGGGATCGGGCGTCGGGAAGGACGCCGTCGACCATGACGATGAAGCCGTCTTCGGTCCGGCCGACGCCAGCGCCGCTTTCGTGCATGTCGACGACGTCGACGATGACTTCCTCGCCGGCTTTGACTGGCTGCGTTTTCAGGTCCTCGATCGGCTGGTTGTAGTGGTTACACCACTCTTTCCCGCCGCGGTCACCGTAGTGTTGACACCCCATTCCTGCGATCTGCTCCGAAAAACTCGGACAGTCGTCGGCGAGCGGACAGTCTGCCATGACCTGTACTACCGGAGGCGTCGTTAAACCGTTTCCGTCTCACAGACGAGATCGGGGGTGTCAGCTACCGCTACTCGTTCCTGTTCCTGTTGACCTCGATCGCTCGGCCTGTAGCGCCACTCACGACCGGCGGCAAATGAACTGAACCAACCGCACCGGCCGTTCCGAAAAGGTTTACGGGAGGGAGGTCGGAGTGATTAAATGATGAAAATCCTCGTAACGGTCAAAGAAGTCGCGACCGTCGAAGACGAGTTCGAAATCGAGGGGACGGCGATCGCCGACCAGTACCTCGGTGCCGATCTCAACGAGTGGGACGATTACGCCGTCGAAGAAGCTGTCCAGCTTCAGGAAGCCGGTCTCGCCGACGAAGTCGTCACCGTCACCATCGGCCCGGAAGACTGCGAGCAGACCATCCGACAGGCGCTCGCAAAGGGGGCAGACCGCGCGATCCGCGTCTGGGACGACGCGCTCGAGGACGTCGATGTACTCGATGTCGGCGCGAAGACCGACATTCTCGAGGCCGTCGTCGAGGACGAAGACCCCGACCTGATCCTGACCGGTGTCCAGTCCGGTGACGATAGCTGGGGGGCAACCGGTGTTGCACTCGCCGAGGACCTCGGCTTCGAGTGGGCCGCCGTCGTCAACCACTTAGAACACGATCTCGAGGACGGCGTCGCCTCGGTCCGTCGTGAACTCGAGGGTGGTGTCGAGGAGCTTACTGACGTGGAGCTTCCGGCCGTCCTGACGATTCAGACGGGTATCAACGAACCACGCTACGCGAGCCTCCGCGGTATCCGTCAGGCTCAGCGCAAGCCGCTTGACGTCCAGGGACTGGGCGACCTCGGCGTTGACGCAGCGGCCGTCGAAGGCGCAGTCACGCTCACCGAGATGTACGAACCCGAAAGCGAAAGCGACGTCACCGTCTGGGAAGGCGGTGCCGAAGACACCGCCGGACAACTCGCTGAACTCCTCCGCGAGAAGGGGGTGGCACCATGACTTCCGTCCTGGCCATTACCGACCACCGACGCGGCGAGCTGCGAGATATCAGCTACGAGATCATCACCGCCGGCCGCGAACTCGCTGACGAAACCGGTGGCGACCTCCACCTCGCGGTCATCAGCGGCACCGTCGACGAGTTCGCCGAGAAGCTCGATCGTGACGGCGTCGACGCCATCCACACCGTCGACTACGGCGAGGAGTTCAACCACGGCGTCTACAGCCAGGCCGTTACTCAGCTTTACGACGAACTCGCACCCCAGTACGTGCTGGCGCCCAACAGCGTCAACGGCCTCGACTACGCACCCGCCGTCGCGAACGAACTCGACCTGCCGATCGTCACCGACGCTGTCGGCCTCGAGACCGACGGCGATACGCTCGCAGTCACCCGCGAGATGTTCGGGGGCAAAGTCGAAACGACGACCGAACTCGAAGGTGAGGCGATCGTTACGATCCGAAGCGCGGAGTGGCCTGTCGCCGAAGGGACC of Natrarchaeobaculum sulfurireducens contains these proteins:
- a CDS encoding UvrD-helicase domain-containing protein; this translates as MATTETKVTRLFGGPGSGKTTALLDHVEEILDRDDVTFRDILVVSYTRAAAQEVRERLADRLDESPRALQGNVCTMHAKAYDLLDLSRSDVIGEKDKEEFCEDFGLEFEDEYSGAGRRTARSTTIGNKIIATSQWLQRTRRDVADWYDVPFQWDVEEVRLPPEIDPNAQEGNKYTPTWPSDDDRIDVPEAIRGWRSYKGEQGKIGFADMLERVRQRSLVPNVDYLVIDEFQDITTLQYDVYEEWKPHVEEVLIAGDDDQVVYSWQGADPALLLEEDVDEDVILPNSYRLPSNVLNAVNKEIRHIDQRQDKDLNPRKEGGSVEARRNASMLDVVRMVRRTLVEGDGTIMVLFRARYQMFQFIDEFITEGVPFSSLTDQRMWTDRLTDYVRAVEAIDEGEDVTGLQARRLADMLQESAFGTNERDELFDAIDERQEEAGIDDLAELMIPGEVIEEHAPFMPGPASAGDMVRKVTNFQKKSIRSYFAIGEYRGMDTDRVRVGTIHSAKGREADHVIVGTDLTEKVVEQMVATVDDPEDIPGCEEFTKSTSPVPILTDNERRVFYVGMSRARERLTLLENLVDGAPTLPIDVLLNNELTDASLEELVEAAQQPIEAEEVEAEAP
- a CDS encoding DUF7563 family protein, which produces MPECQNCGAFVTDAYARVFTPRGVDDPRVCPECEDKIRDGADVRTARSPRNS
- a CDS encoding HVO_0416 family zinc finger protein, whose product is MASSPNGAGDDVFDQFLVDRGHTVERVGWEQEYNKKQCPECGGLHDTSASCCTVCGWEPTI
- a CDS encoding Tfx family DNA-binding protein, whose protein sequence is MIDEVDELLEEIGFDPQTSVLTYRQAQVLSLRERGISQADIAAELGTSRANVSSVESSARENLQKARETVAFAEALRAPVRVRVPAGTDLYDVPQLVYEACDDEGVKVDYTAPDLMKTVSDAAGSAVSGRKIATPLIVGVTSEGMVRVRHQDRE
- a CDS encoding AAA family ATPase; the encoded protein is MNVSEAARTADAVLEELRGAVIADHRRLETILTAVVAEGHVLLEDVPGTGKTLTARSLATALGLEFSRIQFTPDLLPADVTGTHVYDEHAGTFSFEAGPIFANVVLADEINRAPPKTQAALLEAMGETQVTVGGETRPLPEPFFVVATQNPVEQEGTFPLPEAQIDRFMVKTELGYPDRMGEIELIDRRASRRSRTPAVDPVVGRKTVLALQSVPETVTVDPALREYIVDVSRATREDDRVDVGVSPRGVQRLFEAARARAAIAGRDYVAPEDVHAVVHPVVDHRLVLTTDAEVRGVDPAAIVEGALERVAVPSMAD
- the ubaA gene encoding SAMP-activating enzyme E1; protein product: MSDLRLDATQLDRYSRHVIMDEIGPEGQQRLLEGSVLVVGAGGLGSPAIQYLAAAGVGRLGIVDDDVVERSNLQRQIVHADADVGTPKADSAADYVAALNPDVDVDVHETRLTPDNVAALVDDYDLVLDASDNFATRYLLNDYCVLSETPLCHGAIYRFEGQVTTFTNDRSSDPDTAEAAEVGGESQPCYRCLFPEAPEPGTVPDCATTGVLGVLPGTVGCIQATEAVKVILETGDLLEGRLLLYDAMDMSFETVEIRSNPDCPVCGDDPVIESVADATYEGSCSLTAD
- a CDS encoding MBL fold metallo-hydrolase; translation: MERIPLSNSAFEGDNNAYLFADGDEVVMVDTGDWMATTREQLEAEFADRGVSFADVDRIFLTHWHHDHVGLAGEIQAESDAAVYAHAADAPLIEGDDDAWADLQELQEAYFESWGIPEAGREVLRERMIHGGVSMEFPDVTTFEDGATFTVNDTELTAVHTSGHAAGLCIFEFENGDSRDVISGDALLPVYTPNVGGADVRVDQPLEKYLGALQRIVDADYDRAWPGHRDPIDDPADRAAYIIHHHEERSYRVLDALDRLGPCDTWTVSADLFGDLEDIHILHGPGESYAHLEHLERDGTVVRDGDEYRLADGVSDRLAALSEERWELEY